Genomic DNA from Hyperolius riggenbachi isolate aHypRig1 chromosome 10, aHypRig1.pri, whole genome shotgun sequence:
aaatctgaaaatattctttataacgatgatataaatataactacgttcgtaataagtgttgtaaaacattagtaaatattactaaaattttactaaaactatacctaagcctactcttacacagaaccctccctgtacctatccctaacccctagacccccctggtggtgcctaaacctaagacccccctggtggtgcctaaccctaagacccccctggtggtgcctaaacctaagacccccctggtggtgcctaaacctaagacccccctggtggtgcctaaacctaagacccccctggtggtgcctaaacctaagacccccctggtgatgcctaaacctaagacccccctggtggtgcctaaaccttagacccccctgatggtgcctaaacctaagacccccctggtggtgcctaaacctaagacccccctgatggtgcctaaacctaagacccccctgatggtgcctaaacctaagacccccctgatggtgcctaaacctaagacccccctggtggtgcctaaacctaagacccccctggtggtgcctaaacctaagacccccctttattatgtggataataatgttttactaattgtggctgcaaaaaatatattgcaatttgcgttacgtactgatcgctttattttgtgaataataatgttttacaaacagtaagggataaaactttaaataatgttttaattagttaaataagataaatatgtttagtatttttataaacgttattccgcacgggtgcattttataaacgtaaatcaccacaagcacacttataaatcattaaaaatctctgggcgccatttgtaaacgttatttatgtcctgcgccctttttttcctgctcggcgcccattaaacgttatttattatgagagtgaatggcggcgccctttttgtccactagtgcctgcgcccttttttcccgcttctggATGTGTCAAGTTTCATACGCAATTAGCAGAGAATGTTTACTCATGTTGCAGATAAGAGATACATTCTGCTTAGCGCAGTGCACAGATCCCAATACATTCTCCACAGACACTTTATCCATCCCTGGAAGTCAGGCTTCTCATCTGGACAGCTCATTTTAGAGAGAGAAAACCAGCAGCTGCAGTTTATATCTTCTGCTCCTGACAGGTCACAATAGCCTaaagcttttcaacctgtggtacgcgtaccaccagtggttctttgctgttggccaggtggtacactctGGGTTTGCCTGTCACTTAATTACCCACCTGCCTCTTGTCCTGGTCCCGTCCAACCTCtacaaagttcagctcccccttgctctctcctcgctgtgctgccctgcggcatacttcagacctcagatcagcggtgagGAGACAGCCAGACAAATGGTGCACAGTGCACAGTGACTGTGGGTATACATCaaatacagaaagtgacatcactccaCCAATACCTCCTGCTATTCCTCTCCCATATGTTCggccttttcttaaagtgtacctgtaagaaaaaagtgcctaggggtacttcgggagggggaagcctctggattctaaagaaGCTCTTTGTCGGTGtgaacacatgcgcagtagctgctctccggCTTTGGcggaaacagccgagcctgatcgggtccaatctactgtgcaggcacgctGGTGGtactttacatttttattgtgataaaagtggtacagttagtgaaaagattgaaatGCCCGGGCCTAAAGTACATTCAGAGTTAACAGAGGTAGGGAGAgggatacacccccccccccccctcatttttcACTGATCCAACGCTGCCAGTGAGTGAAACAGAGATTTTGAAAGGACTTTTATTACAAGAAAGGAATAGATGAGCATGGAAAGAGTTACAGCAGTACTTAGGAACACTTAGTCAAGCTATTCCCATCCCAGTATAAAACATGCTGATTGATAGTTGTCCTCCAAGACTGAGACCATTGTAGAACATGCATGTTTTTGCGCATCTGGTCTGGATTTGTTAACCCTTTCCAATACAACTACTAGATCACCTAATCCGCTCCCAGCACTTACTTTGCAGTGTGCGGGGTGGGGAGAGGGTGATCCACAGAGTTTTACAGTGGCAGGGATCCAGAGGGTCTCTATTTTCTCACACTTGAGCGAAGAGGTGACCTGGCattgaggggggaagggggaaggcCCGTGCCAGCCTGTGCGTTGTAGCTCTGTGATATTGCACATGCGTCAATTTTGTGATCACGCTTTTCAGTGTGATTCTGGGATGGTATCAAAGTGTTGGATTTTGGGCACAATGATCCACAAAGGTTGACGCTGTGCTAGACTAGATCCGGCAATAGCCTCCTGTTGACAAGTCGAAATGAGCCAATGCAATATTCAAATATTGTGGCGCAGTGGTGGAGGAAGGGACCAGTGCTGATCAAAGTATTATGCCTACTCCAACACTTTGATGTAAAGGGGTTGAGGCTGTGCCGGGTTTTATCTGGCAGCAGCACATCCTAGCAGGAGCCATTTTTCTTATGTTGGAGTTGGTATGTGCgacatttaacctatactggaaaaGTTGTATGTCAGACATAATGTgacataggattggaaagggttaaaaaagTTTGTAGCTTTCAGCTGGGTTACATGAGGGCATGCAGGTTTTTCAGAAAGATTTATTTATTAGGATTTATAAAGTTGTTTTCATATGATTGCACCTTcaaaagagtttttttttaagaattctaAGCTGTCCCGactagggttgagccgaaattttcgaaatttcgcgttactataattacgcatgcgaaatttgctattacgatgcgaaattatggtagcgtaattgccattaaaatcgtaattgaaaataccgtaagcgtaattttcaacgcgtaatttcgcgtttcgttcataacgtaatttcgcgttaaaccataacgtaatttcgcgttaaaccatcccgtaattttcgcatttcttcgtaatttcgcgaatttcgtaattacttgttagctataaaaaattacttgttcgcattagccaatcagaagcgaatcagcggtagtcagacgaatgctaacaaattttcgcatataaacgctttttcgcgttaaataatgtaaaaactaagcatgcgcagttcaagggtgtaaactacgcttacaaacgtttgcatgcaaggcaaacgtaatttcgcgatacccaccgtaacgcgaaaacaatgcgaaaattaacgcttacagtaatatgaactatcgcgaaattacgttatgtaactacgcttacaaacggttgcatgcaaggcaaacgtaatttcgcgttacccactgtaatgcgaaaatttcgcttacgcggaattccgtgaaatccttcttcattacgaatttgtacttacggccataatcgtaattacactaattacgcgaaattttgcgaaatcgtaattaagtcattatgcTCATCTCTAGTCCTGACTCCTAGATTTATTATAAAAGTTCTCATTGCATGTGTCCAGAAGCCTCTGCAATCACTTATGCTCTAACTCTGGAACTTTGAGCAACAGTCTCTGTCTGTGGTATAATCTGACTCAGCTGAGGACAAACATTTGGCATTAACTGTACTTGCAGTAAGTTTTTAATGAAGCCAGTCCAAGACTGCAAAATTACAAACCTGCCTCAatggtttccagccctggaggatctTAGTAAGCTAGGCTCATTTTGAAGATTACAAGTAGTCCACTGTGTGGCTAGTGAAATGTGTATAATGTATAGAATGAGATTAACTCTTCATGTCGTTTCATTGAACCCAGCATTAGCAGTTCTAGATGTCTTGCCAAATAGTTGCTTCATCCTGTTTGATAGCTTTCTGTTTCCATTAATTAAAATAATGTTATTTACAGTTGGGCAACAGGCACCCAAAGCAAAGAAAATTAGCATTATTGATCCACTCCCATCATGAGTTTCATTAAATATAACACTCATACTCCCAAACAAAACCAAATACGTCACAAGCAAAGAGGTCACAGTCTGAGCAGCTGATCGGAGGGATGTGAGTCTGGCGCTGCCATCActgtttttttccatttgtttcaTGTGTTTGTTCAGAGAGATAATGATAGCCCCAGCCGTAAGTGAGATTATAGAGAAGGCTATGGAAGATACTAGCATGAACACATAGAATAAACAGTTACACTTGCTCTTCACATTCAAAGCAAAGGAAGAGGAGTCCCGAGTGGCATTCGTGTAGAACAATGGGGAGTCTATAAATATATCCAAGTAAACTGGAAGTCCAGTTATCCATGATATAACATTGGAGAATACGAGGAGCCAGGGGACCATGGTAGAAATTCGAGCTTTGATCTTGTGGAACAAGTCCCCATTGAAGTTCACTATCTTAACACAGTAATAAAAACACAGGCAGGTGGTACACCAGAGACTAGAGAAGACCAGTACGCACATGATGAAAATCAGAGAGTTGGCTACCCAAAACTGAATGTAGAATTCCAGATAGGTAACAACGCAGATCTCATTGAAGGCAACTGTTGCTTGGAGGATGAGATTGATGGTGACAATGCAGTTGATGATCAGATCGCCTGTGTTCTCTTTGTTGTGTTTTGACCAGTCTAGACAGTTAACAATCAAGATAAAGAGACCTCCAGTGAGGCAAGTTGCGAACAATGTGCTGTGGACAACCACAGGAATAATGACACTTGCAGAAAGCATATTGAGCGAAGATCATCAAATTACCATTAGTTGTAGTAGCGTTGTGTCTTTTTGGTGTACATATAGTGTAAGTGAAAATATCATACCAGTTCTTCTCCTTCTAATTTATCCAGAAAAGTGCAATTAAAAGTGGGCTTCAGGCAAA
This window encodes:
- the LOC137536689 gene encoding taste receptor type 2 member 40-like codes for the protein MLSASVIIPVVVHSTLFATCLTGGLFILIVNCLDWSKHNKENTGDLIINCIVTINLILQATVAFNEICVVTYLEFYIQFWVANSLIFIMCVLVFSSLWCTTCLCFYYCVKIVNFNGDLFHKIKARISTMVPWLLVFSNVISWITGLPVYLDIFIDSPLFYTNATRDSSSFALNVKSKCNCLFYVFMLVSSIAFSIISLTAGAIIISLNKHMKQMEKNSDGSARLTSLRSAAQTVTSLLVTYLVLFGSMSVIFNETHDGSGSIMLIFFALGACCPTVNNIILINGNRKLSNRMKQLFGKTSRTANAGFNETT